The segment aaaaaaatccacatgttaagtggacctgcacagttcaaacccatgttgttcaagggtcaactgtatttttcatttgtttgttttattcaacaaattaaatatttgttttccatCCTGTACTGATAGCAAAAGTGTGGGTCTTAAGTAGTAAGGAGAACAAAGAGGTAGATATTTTGAGCAGAAAGAGATGTTAATAATCTCTAGTCCAACTCTCCTATTTTCCATATGAGGAAAGATGTTCTCTGAGGTTCAGAGATTTTAATCTATATTTGTAATGGCGCTAAGCATTGTTTTTCATAATACtgaatggagataaaaatatggAGGCCACAAAGCGACTTAGCGCTATCTTTCTATAGGCTGGTGCCTCAGCATAGCCAGAGTTCCACAGGCTGACTGACTCTTGAACCCCTCCAGGAAGCAAGCATTCAGGCCATGCATTTGGTCTGAGGACACTCAACCAAGCAGATGGATCCTCTGAACTGACCTGTAGTACTCTGTAATAGTAGCAGTAAAGCCTGTGGGGCTGTAGCAGATCCCTAGCAGTCAACTGCCCTTCTTTTGCAATCTTCTTGGCTTCTTCATCATTTTcctgaaaagtttaaaaagaaacaatgaatgaAGATTACTCCTGTGACTCACAAAGAAAGCTAATTGTGAATGTGAGGTAGGACAGATGTAGGGTTGAATGTGAACAGCATGGGAGAgatgaaacatgaaaatataaCTTAAGAATGAGGCTATGGAAATAGACAAAGTACTTTCCTAGACATCTCTGCTATATAGAAATAATCATACCTGTTTGGATCCCCCCTCGCCCAGTGCAACAGCCCACATACAGCCCCCATCATGACTATCTTGGTACTTTCCTAGCTACCCAGGAAGTCTAGGGCTCATCATCTGTTCCCCTAATCTAACCCTCTCTGCCTGATATTAAAATACAACTAGAATAGAATGAATTAGTTTTTATAACATCTCTTAAAAGCTCTATTTAAATATGTAGTCTAAGCCAAAAAGTTGTTGTAAAATGGTACCTATGAAAGACTATATTATTGTTGtaataaaaaattcagttattAGTACCCACAGGTTGTTCCTTCAGTACCAGGAATAGTCAGCATTCCTAATTATACTTTTAGAAAATAGCTAATATTCTATCATGCTGCCCACAGGAAAAGCCATTTGCAAGCAATTCTGACTCTTTATAAAGGGTCACAAAAGTATTCTGCCTCAGGGGCACCCAGTTATTTCCATAGCCACATTGCTTCTGAGAAACAAAGTCTTACAATGTAAGggtaaattttataatttcacaATAAAACACAAGagctttttaatactttttcttttttaaaaaaagagttcttgggggcttccctggtggcgcagtggttgagagtccgcctgccgatgcaggcgatgcgggttcgtgccccggtccaggaagatcccacatgctgcggagcggctgggcccgtgagccatggccgctgagcctgcgcgtccggagcctgtgctccgcagcgggagaggcaacagcagtgacaggcccgcgtaccgcaaaaaaaaaaaaagagttcttattTTATGGGAAACTTGTGATTCATTAAGAACTtgttatccagagaaaaccataatttgaaaagatacattcaccacaatgttcattgcagcactatttacaatagccaggacatggaaacaaccaaaatgtccatcgagagagaatggataaagaagatgtggtagatatgcaatggaatatcactcagccataaaaaagcacaaaataatgccattaccagtgacatggatggacctagagattgtcatactgagtgaagtaagtcagagaaagacaaatatcatatgatatcacttacatgtggaatctaaaaaaaatggtatgaATGAAcctatttaccaaacagaaatagagtcacagatatagaaaacaaacttatagttaccaagggggaaagagtagggagagggataaattgggagattgggattgacataaaatagataactaataagaacatactgtatagcatagggaactctactcaatactctgtaatgacatatatgggaatagaatctaaaaaagagtggatatatgtatatatataaaaccgatttactttgctgtacagcagaaacgaacataacattgtaaatcaactatactccaataaaaattaattaaaaaaagaacttgtgCCTTTTTTTCTAACTGGGGAAAACAAAAGGGTAccataattgctttaaatgttttcttgtgCATAAAGCACTTTAACCCTGGTCTTTTTAATCTGTAATTTGCATTTGGTATGTGTGCATGAATAAGGATACTTTAGAAAAATCTATATTCTATATAACACTGGACTTCAAATCTTCTAAAAATCCTCAAACATATTGATAGAGGGTATTCAAAACTGTCCTGATGTTGATTGTTCAGATATTTCAAgggaacaaaaatttcacaaaataacatttcttttgaCTAAATTATGTCAAGTTAAATTGTGTTATGATGGAACTTGTGTAACTAATACTGGTGAATTTGTGATTGCCTAAAGAAACTAAAATGGCAGAAAGCATACCTTGGCCCATTCAACTTTCTCTAGTAGATCACTAAGATTTCTTTTAATTGGAACATAATGTTTCCAAGGCTTTAGTGCCATATAGAAATGTTCATAATATGGTGAGTCCTGTTTCAGAACCAAACTGTCACCAAGCATGAGGTATGGATATCTATAAGCAGCCACAGTCCCGTCCACATTCACTTGATACTTGTactaaaagatgaaaacaaacataaacaaaaattttaacagtCATTTGTTTCACTTCTCCTTCTTGTCAACACtgtaacattaaatataaagaagttATTTCCCAATCTTAGTATTtacaagttttatattttattttgtaacacacatcttctctttttattaaaatcattaaGTATCATTTAACGGGtcaattttaataaatacaacacatttaaagataataaataattttaggaaaTAGGAATACCTATTTCAACTATGTCTATGTAATGGGAAATTCAGATTTCTGTAACCAGGTAAGAAAACTATTTCCAAAGCTCTATATTTAGTAAAGCTTAATATTGATAACAATTTacactttcatttatttcatttgttccttATACCCATGTTAGTATAAAAAAGGAAGGCATTATTATCTCAAAGTTCGGTTTTAGAGTGGAGGAGACAGAAGCCTGGAGAAGACTAAGGACTAGTGTGATGCTGGTGACACAGTACGGACATATTTGTTGGATTAATAAACtttgatttacatttaaagtCACTTTTCATTCAATTATAATAATGTGAATCAGATGTTAtcatctccctctcttttttttaattaatgataaAATTTGTTTCAGAGATATTATAAACCTCTATTCTATGAGCCCAAATCCCATGCTCTCTTCATTATATCACACTGAGAGGAACAGGATATACTAACAGATTTGGtaattacttttttcttaaataactgGTACCAAGGACTTTACCAGCCAGTCAGATTTTGTCACATTGTCACACCTCTATCTCCTTTGAGCCTTATATGGTGCTCTGAAGGAGCTAGGCAGGCTCACACATATTAGAGGCGAGAGGTGCTAAGAGATGAAAGCCCCACAGTTaggtggcagaggcaggactGGAGGCAGGACTTGAACCCCGTTTTACTAGCATAGAATTCATACTCTTTATTTATAAGATCATTTTATGTAAAAGACATTTATATtaccagtttattttaaaaaatacaaaaaagagaaaaatggggaaatataCCAAAACTCTAGGTTAATCCTTGTACTATATTTTGAGTATTAAATACAGTTCTGAGCTATTTGGTAGACaaagttaacaacaacaacaacaaaaaagaaactgcaTGAGTTTCATAATTCCCTATGCCTGATAAGGAAGTGTGTGTTGGGTCACAAGATGGGAGAAATCTGCCCAACCCCAGCTAtttggttgacttttttttttttttttttttttttttgcagtacgcgggcctctcactgccgtggcccctcccgttgcggggcacaggctccggacgcgcaggcccagcggccatggctcacgggcccagccgctccgcggcacgcgggatccccccggaccggggcacgaacccgcatcccctgcatcggcaggcggactcccaaccactgcgccaccagggaagccctggttgacTTTTAATACAAGTTTATCACTTCATGTCTATCCAGGAAGACTTAATTGCATACCTTAAAGAAGTCAAAGAAACCTATCAATTTAGCTTTTCCaagctccttttctttttcttggaagaAGAAATATCCTGTAATTCCTGCATCTAGTAGCTGTGGATTATCTTTGGACAGCTGCACCAACTGGAGCCTCTCCTCTCGGCTATCTCTACCTCTAAAGAAAGCTTTCTCTGTTTTATTGATCCAGGAAGGTCCTAGAGGTTTGAGAccataaaaaaatacaattatgaatttgacatttttatattatGATAAGTATAATAATCTTTAATCTACCTTTGTCATTTAAGATGCTAAAGCTCTTTTATCATCAACACATCTAAAGTAaatgttacttttgaaaaatatgcTCTAATTTTTTCCTTTAGTGTACTAGTGAGAAGTCACTCAAAAAGTGGAGTTTCTATTGCATGACATTAGGAATTATCCAAAATAATGCTGGATCAAGTTCAAAGCAAAAAGAGATTACATGACTTGGCTCACTCATCAAGGCATTAGTTTCTTCCATCTTTTGTgcttcacaaaaaaaaaaaaaaagagctaggcTTTTGTTCTTAGAGTGACTAGAACAAAGTATAGAATTAAGTAACATCCACATATCTTTAATTCTTAGGTTGCTCAGAATTTTGAGCACATCACTTTTGAATACAGTGAAGAATTTTTCTAATATGTtgttaaatgcaaataaattttGTATAACTtaactatgtatatatatttatatcctcTCTTTCCTGGGAGGGAAATAATCTGGAAGAATTACTTTAGCTCTCTTTCTATTATTCTAAAAAGAGTAATTAGTTAACACCTGTCAGTGTTCTAAGGGATAAATCATAAAACATAGTAACTGTAGGGGGTCAACCTCTTTaatattttagcatatttttcAGGAATTTACTGTTATCAAATTAAAAGTAGGTCAGTTTTCATTTCCCATTACCTTTAGAGAGTTTACAAGGAGTCTCTAGTTTTGTCTACTAAATAAGTCCACTAAACTGCTCTAAATAGAAATAGAGACTTATTAAGACAAGGCAGGGTTTTTTCTACTCAGAGAGTTCGGTTTAATAAAAAGGTGTGTAGTACCATAAACCTAAGGTCATCAAATAGGAGGAAAGGAATTCAGATTGTAAAGGATCAAGAGAGGcagaaagagggaagaggaaaatttCTCATGGTGCTGGAACAATGGTTATTTAAATATGTACACATACTCTCTCTGATTGAACATTCCTTTCACCTTTCTTACTTCTAAGCTTTTTCTTAGAGAATGACTTTTACCTGTATTTCCCTGAATAGAGAGAAGATCATTTGTAACACCCCTCATAGCTTCAAGTGTGGAGTGGGTGATGTCATATGTTGGAAGGATAACATCTCGTGAATCCAGAGAGCCACACCATGAAATTATAGGTAAGGGGCCAGGGGTTTCATTGACTTTTCGATGCTCCAAAGGCCAATCTCCAAGATTGACATAAAATTCTAAATCTGGGAGAAGgacctaaataaacaaaagaatgcTTATCAGTGCTGGGAAGACCTCAGTCTTTGGTACTAAATGCTTCAGTtctttggcttttaaaatatttctgataaaactgaaatttgaaaatagTAGAAGAGAGAAGGATGCCTTTCAGTTATCAGTAGTATCAGAAAATCAAGGGTGAGGATTGTACATAACAATTCACTTGAGCAGGAGTTAGCTACCTCTGCTCAGAGGTGGCATTTAAAACTGTTGTGTATTATAGATATGGAAACTGTGTAGAAAGGTGTGAATGAGTGGCTTCAAGCACCTTTTCTGCCAGCTGCTTAAGTGAGAATTAAGTTAGACCCAAGCCCCTGTTTTCCTTCACTATAAAGCCTTTTTATAACATCTATGTTTGTTTCTGGAATCTGCTATCCATTTCTATCTCCATGGTCAATGCCTTAGTTTAGGCCTTTATCATCTCTTACCTAGATTGTTGCAATAGTTGTCCCTTACTAGATGTTCTGATTCTAGCCTCTCCCCACTCTAATCTGCTCTCCACATTACTGTCCAAATTTCTAAAACCCAAATTAATGTTACTATTAAGCTTAACAGAAACTTAAGCCTATAGGACAAGGTCTAAACTCTTTGGCTGGAATTCAGGCCCCACTCTCTTACTCTAGCTTAGCTCTGAAACCATCTTCCATCTGCCTGTGTACCAGAAAACTTTAGTTACTCTCTGAAAATGCCACCCACTGTAATATGTAATTTGCTTCACCTAGAATGCCCTTCTCCTACTTATTCACTTGGGAGTCTCCTTTCTCATCCTTCACACTCAGAGCTAATGTTACCTCCTCTATGACTCGCCTTCCTCAGACATTTTAACCCTGGGTACCTACTTTTCTTATGGGCCTATCGTGTTGTGGTACAATTACTTGTTTGTATTTATACCCCATCCTCACTTCTGAATAACAAAAACAAGTTCCACTAGAGTGAGCTGTTCAAAGACCAGAGGTGAGTCTCACTTATCGTAGATCTCCTTTCAGTCACTGGGCAAAGAACCTGGAACAAAAGGGAAGGGCAAAGGGATATGACTATTCACCTTAGTGCTTCCCTGTTATCATTTAGTAGCTCATTAGTAAGAGCCACATCAGAAGTTCTCACTGTAGAGCAGGATTTCTCAATCTtggcactattgatattttggtcTGGGTAATTCTTTCctgtgggggctgtcctgtgcattgtagaatgattagcagaatccctggcctctacccaccagatgctAGTAGTAACTCCCCAGTTGCgacaaccaaaaatatccctAGGCATTGCCAAATTCCTCTAAGGGGCAAAATCATTCCTAGTTAAAAACCACATGAGTACAAGATACAGAAATACAGGGCAGAGTGGATTGATGGTAGCCCAGGAAGAAAGAACCGCCTTTAGGATCAGATGCCCATAATATGCTCACATGCTCTTACGGTGGGCTGATGGGGAGGTAGGAGGCAACTgctatttaaaataagaattgatTGCAGCCCTACATTCCATGTGCTTGGGAAATTGTATAACTCACATCAGGAAAGCTGGCTTTTGATTTAGAAAACTACCTTGATGGTCTTTCTGGGTGAGAAAGGTAAAAAATGCCCATCCTCATCCTTTACTCTGCATAATCAGGAACAAGAAATAACTAAAGGCAGTTTGAATTGCTCTGCTTAAGAGGAATTTATAGGAATTTGGCAAATGTGGAAAGAGGGGCTGAATAGAGGGACTGGGGGAGGAGTTGCTGGGGATGTGGAGAAGTCTTTTGAAAGACAGAAGCCCCAGTCATGTTTAGTAAGAAGCCAAGACTTGAAgatcaagggggcttccctggtggagcagtggttgagagtccgcctgctgatgcagcgaacgcgggttcgtgccctggtccagggggatcccacatgccgcggagcggctgggcccgtgagccatggctgctgagcctgcgcgtccggagcctgtgctccgcaacgggagaggccacggcagtgagaggcccgcgtaccgaaaaaaaaaagcaacaaaaaaacccccagaagATCAAGAACAACCAGTGAGAAATTCCCAGAGGCAAGTATGACTGAGAGTCTGATTAACACAGAgatgtctatttttaaatgttaggatttttgttttgttttatttactctgCATTGGCACAAAATAACCTCTCTCTGTTACCCCAACATTCAACAAAGTGTGCAATGCACTTAggataaaacaaggaaaatgtgTCCTCAGTTCAACTTACTTTGAGGTGACAAGAAAATTGCTGTAGAAAGTGAAATCTGAATGGAAGGAGTATTCAGCAGGACTGGGGAACTTGAAGAAGTCACCTTGCAGCTGTAAATGTCTGGGAGTTCACAGAAACCTTGAGAGAGCACTATATGGCCTACTTACCTGGGATGGGGGCTCAAGCCATTTaacttaaattaaatattaaaggaaagaGATATCCATAAAGGTGAAGAACCTATGAACACTCAGGTGGCAGACAGATGCACATTTTCAAGCCTGGAATCTATTTCCATTCTTTACCATTATTATTCTAAGAATTAAAtgttacaaataaataattaaactatTTTTAGAATCAATGAATTCATTCTCATACCTTTCTTGCCAGTGACAGCAAAATCTCATCTGAGAACATTTTGAAGTCTGTGTATTTCCCTAAAGATCTCCGGTAGATGACGTTACTGAGAATCGTGTAATGAACAATAGCACCCCTCTCATCCCCAAACCTTTTTGGAACTTCGTTTAGCATCTGCTGGAGATTGATGCTGGGGAAAGAAGCAAAATCTTTTGCAATCTGTGGTTCCTTGGCTGGACAAGACAGAGTTTTCTGCCAGGCCTGAGGATCCTCTTCTGGACACTCACAGTACTCATGGTACACTGGTCCTAAGGAAAGCAAAACACATACAATGCCAAGTTCCATTAACATGCACTGCAACACAGGGAGTTGTTTCTGCCACTGCTGTGAGCATGGGATGACTTATTGGTAAATTCTAAGATTATCCAGACAGGGATAATCTGCCCTAAACAAATCAGTGGTAAAAGTAGTAATGTCAGAGTCTTGTGCTCTCACCTTCTATCCCCCTTTCACCCCACCCTAGATAACCTAGTATAGCATATGCTCTCTCCCAATATAACCTACTCTCGGtcaatttattgaaaaatttatttctaatgagTTATACATGCCTGATGAGCATAAAACAACTTACCTTTAGGGGTGGTGATTTTTTAAGACAAGATGAAGTCTCTTCCTCTGAGTCCCTAAAACTACCTTCATCAGCACATCTCAAAGAGGAAATATGAAACCTAGGGGCATCTTGCAGTGTAATTTTAAAGTGGCCAGACATAAGTATAAAACTATTCTGaagactcatttaaaaaataatttatacagaatttatatattatttcaaaatatatccatatttattttaatataaaaataattttttaaagttattcaaTTTTCTTGAGAATTTCTACTTCAGACAAGTAATAGGGACCAATTTACCCTCCTGCCTGAAACTaccaaaaaacagataaaatatatgaaacaacattttttttaagacattggACATCAGGCAATGGACAATGAGTTTGAGAGATGAGAAACAAATGAGGTAAACCCTACAGTTCCTAAAGCTTACTACCTAAGGGAATTTCTAGGTTGTGGAACATGGAGGAGGAATACAGGCAGAGCCCAGCAGTCTCACTGAGCTGAGGAGACAAGAGCTGAAAGTCCAGTGAGATCAAGGCAGCTAAAAGTTGTAGGAGTTGTACTCACTGCACAGAGAGGACTCCAGAGATCTGTACAAGGTTCCCTTCAAATATTTAAGGCATACTGACCAATATATATGTTTGAGGAAACTATCCAAGGCAGAGAAAGAACCATCCATAGGATTAGAGGCAACAATACCCATTGTTCATACAAGGCTGGGAATAGTGCCTATTCATACAAGCCAGACTGGAAAGCATTCTTCACAGAGGTTGGATAGAGTATGCAGAGATGTATTGCCTGAGTAGTAAGGAATAATTAGCACTAGACTAAACATGGCTCTGGGCCTGCCTAATaaattgttaaagaaaatatgaaggaTCAAACTAATTCCAAGTAACTGCATCCTAGAGAAAAGCTCAAGAAGATGAGAAAGCATCAAGCAATGAAGAATACACTGGATGGAATTAATGACAAATTGGGCATtatagaagaaaa is part of the Kogia breviceps isolate mKogBre1 chromosome 7, mKogBre1 haplotype 1, whole genome shotgun sequence genome and harbors:
- the POGLUT3 gene encoding protein O-glucosyltransferase 3 isoform X2; amino-acid sequence: MRRLPLVPLLPLQLALLVAAGAPEAPVSAPRSLVWGPGLRAGVVLPVRYFYLQAVNSEGQNLTRSPPGQTLFKVVIKSLSPKELVRIHVPKPLDRNDGTFLMRYRMYETVSEGLKIEVLYGDEHVAHSPYILKGPVYHEYCECPEEDPQAWQKTLSCPAKEPQIAKDFASFPSINLQQMLNEVPKRFGDERGAIVHYTILSNVIYRRSLGKYTDFKMFSDEILLSLARKYKYQVNVDGTVAAYRYPYLMLGDSLVLKQDSPYYEHFYMALKPWKHYVPIKRNLSDLLEKVEWAKENDEEAKKIAKEGQLTARDLLQPHRLYCYYYRVLQKYAERQTSKPEIRDGMELVPQPDDSASICQCHRKRPLREEL
- the POGLUT3 gene encoding protein O-glucosyltransferase 3 isoform X1; the encoded protein is MRRLPLVPLLPLQLALLVAAGAPEAPVSAPRSLVWGPGLRAGVVLPVRYFYLQAVNSEGQNLTRSPPGQTLFKVVIKSLSPKELVRIHVPKPLDRNDGTFLMRYRMYETVSEGLKIEVLYGDEHVAHSPYILKGPVYHEYCECPEEDPQAWQKTLSCPAKEPQIAKDFASFPSINLQQMLNEVPKRFGDERGAIVHYTILSNVIYRRSLGKYTDFKMFSDEILLSLARKVLLPDLEFYVNLGDWPLEHRKVNETPGPLPIISWCGSLDSRDVILPTYDITHSTLEAMRGVTNDLLSIQGNTGPSWINKTEKAFFRGRDSREERLQLVQLSKDNPQLLDAGITGYFFFQEKEKELGKAKLIGFFDFFKYKYQVNVDGTVAAYRYPYLMLGDSLVLKQDSPYYEHFYMALKPWKHYVPIKRNLSDLLEKVEWAKENDEEAKKIAKEGQLTARDLLQPHRLYCYYYRVLQKYAERQTSKPEIRDGMELVPQPDDSASICQCHRKRPLREEL